One genomic region from Proteus vulgaris encodes:
- a CDS encoding DEAD/DEAH family ATP-dependent RNA helicase — MTTETDMTFADLGLSAPILTALNDLGYEKPSPIQQQCIPFLLNGNDVLGMAQTGSGKTAAFSLPLLHNLDESLKAPQILVLAPTRELAVQVAEAIEDFSKHLPKVNVVALYGGQRYDVQLRALRQGPQVVVGTPGRLLDHLNRGTLDLSKLKGLVLDEADEMLRMGFIEDVENILSKIPAEHQTALFSATMPEAIRRITRRFMNDPKEVRIQSSVTTRPDISQSYWMTFGARKNEALIRFLEAEDFDAAIIFVRTKNATLEVAEALERNGYNSAALNGDMNQSLREQTLERLKNGRLDILIATDVAARGLDVDRISLVVNYDIPMDSESYVHRIGRTGRAGRAGRAILFVDNRERRLLRNIERTMKMTIPEVELPNAELISQRRQEKFAQQIAQQLETSNLDQYRALLPKLAPQGEEALDMETLAAVLLKMAQGERALILPPDPVRRPRREFNDRDDRRGDDRRRGDNDRERSPRRERRDAGEMDLYRIEVGRDDGVEVRHIVGAIANEGDISSRYIGNIKLYGSHSTIELPKGMPTDLLSHFTRTRIMNKPLNMQLVGDAQSQPFRERRNNSRRDGQPQGGRRFNNGDQPQRRGNNDRGGERSNDRGGERGNFRGRNNEGTPRRRSSSHNQ, encoded by the coding sequence ATGACTACTGAAACCGATATGACTTTTGCTGATCTAGGTTTATCAGCACCTATTTTGACTGCACTGAATGACTTAGGCTACGAGAAGCCTTCTCCAATTCAGCAACAATGTATTCCTTTCCTTTTAAACGGCAATGATGTTTTAGGTATGGCACAGACAGGTAGTGGTAAAACTGCCGCATTTAGCCTGCCATTATTACACAATCTTGATGAATCATTAAAAGCACCACAAATTTTAGTTTTAGCACCGACTCGTGAACTTGCGGTTCAGGTTGCTGAAGCAATTGAAGATTTCTCTAAGCATTTACCAAAAGTAAATGTTGTTGCACTGTATGGTGGTCAGCGTTACGACGTTCAATTACGTGCGTTACGCCAAGGACCACAAGTTGTTGTGGGTACACCGGGTCGTTTATTAGACCATTTAAACCGTGGCACATTAGATTTATCTAAACTGAAAGGTTTAGTATTAGATGAAGCTGATGAAATGTTACGTATGGGCTTTATTGAAGATGTTGAAAACATCTTAAGTAAGATCCCAGCAGAACACCAAACAGCACTGTTCTCTGCAACAATGCCAGAAGCTATTCGTCGTATTACTCGTCGTTTCATGAATGATCCGAAAGAAGTACGCATTCAAAGTAGCGTAACAACACGTCCAGACATTAGCCAAAGCTATTGGATGACATTCGGCGCACGTAAAAATGAAGCATTAATTCGTTTCTTAGAAGCTGAAGATTTTGATGCGGCGATTATTTTCGTTCGTACTAAAAACGCAACATTAGAAGTTGCTGAAGCTTTAGAACGTAATGGTTATAACAGTGCGGCGTTAAATGGTGATATGAACCAATCACTGCGTGAGCAAACATTAGAGCGTCTGAAAAATGGTCGTTTAGACATTTTAATCGCGACTGACGTTGCAGCTCGTGGTCTTGACGTTGACCGTATCAGCCTTGTTGTGAACTATGATATCCCAATGGATTCAGAGTCTTATGTTCACCGTATTGGCCGTACAGGTCGTGCGGGTCGTGCTGGCCGTGCAATTTTATTCGTTGATAACCGTGAGCGTCGTTTACTGCGCAATATCGAACGTACAATGAAGATGACTATTCCTGAAGTAGAACTGCCAAATGCAGAACTTATCAGCCAACGTCGTCAGGAAAAATTTGCACAGCAAATCGCGCAACAATTAGAAACTAGCAACCTTGATCAGTATCGTGCTCTGTTACCTAAATTAGCTCCACAAGGTGAAGAAGCACTAGATATGGAAACACTGGCTGCGGTATTACTGAAAATGGCTCAAGGTGAGCGTGCGCTTATCCTGCCACCAGATCCAGTTCGTCGTCCTCGTCGTGAATTTAACGATCGTGACGATCGTCGTGGTGATGATCGCCGTCGCGGTGATAATGATCGTGAGCGTTCTCCTCGTCGTGAACGTCGTGATGCTGGCGAAATGGATTTATACCGTATCGAAGTGGGTCGTGATGATGGTGTTGAAGTTCGTCATATCGTTGGTGCGATTGCTAACGAAGGTGATATCAGCAGCCGTTACATTGGTAATATCAAACTGTATGGTTCTCACTCAACCATCGAGTTACCAAAAGGTATGCCAACAGACTTATTAAGTCATTTCACACGTACGCGTATTATGAACAAACCACTGAATATGCAATTAGTGGGTGATGCTCAATCTCAGCCTTTCCGTGAGCGTCGTAATAACAGCCGTCGTGATGGTCAACCACAAGGTGGTCGTCGTTTTAACAATGGTGATCAACCACAACGTCGTGGTAATAATGACCGCGGTGGTGAGCGTAGTAACGATCGTGGTGGCGAGCGCGGTAATTTCCGTGGTCGTAACAACGAAGGTACACCTCGTCGTCGTAGCAGCTCTCATAACCAATAA
- the btsR gene encoding two-component system response regulator BtsR has protein sequence MNILIVDDEPLARENLRCLLEVEKDIHIVGECSNAIEAIGEIHRKKPDVVFLDIQMPRITGLEMVTMLDPEHRPYIVFLTAFEEYAIQAFEEHAFDYLLKPLEQERLTKTLNRLRQGNKQNIDLLTPPEERLKCIPCTGHSRIWLMPIDEAVFATSRLSGVYVTNNQGQEGFTELTLRTLETRTQLVRCHRQYLVNMDYVNEIIFGDNGQAELILHNNSQIPVSRRYLKPLKEAIGLS, from the coding sequence ATGAATATATTAATCGTTGATGATGAGCCACTGGCTCGTGAAAACTTACGTTGTTTACTTGAAGTTGAAAAGGATATTCATATTGTTGGTGAATGTAGTAATGCGATTGAAGCAATAGGAGAAATACATCGCAAAAAGCCTGATGTTGTATTTCTTGATATTCAGATGCCTCGCATTACTGGCCTTGAAATGGTCACAATGCTTGATCCTGAACATCGCCCTTATATCGTCTTTTTAACCGCATTTGAAGAGTATGCGATCCAAGCTTTTGAAGAACATGCTTTTGATTATTTACTTAAGCCATTAGAGCAAGAGCGTTTAACAAAAACATTAAATCGTCTACGCCAAGGTAATAAGCAAAATATCGATCTCTTAACACCTCCTGAAGAGCGTTTAAAGTGTATTCCATGTACAGGGCATAGCCGTATTTGGTTAATGCCAATTGATGAGGCTGTATTTGCAACATCAAGGCTCAGTGGTGTCTATGTGACAAATAATCAAGGCCAAGAAGGCTTTACAGAATTGACATTACGGACTTTAGAAACACGAACACAATTAGTACGTTGCCATCGTCAATATTTAGTGAATATGGATTATGTTAATGAGATTATTTTTGGCGATAATGGGCAAGCCGAATTGATATTACATAATAACAGCCAAATTCCTGTTAGCCGCCGCTATCTTAAACCGTTAAAAGAAGCGATTGGCTTAAGTTAA
- a CDS encoding sensor histidine kinase: MYEFDLILLLLQQMCVYLIIAWFLSKTPLFTPLLQVTIKLPHKLMCYVIFSIFCIMGTYFGLHINDSIANTRAIGSVLGGLLGGPYVGFLVGFTGGLHRYSLGGMTAFSCMVSTIVEGLIGGLVHRYYVKHGQMYRIFNPWTAAAVTFFAEIIQMSIILLLARPFNEALALVKDIAAPMIVANTVGAAMFIRILQDRRAIFEKYTSAFSAQALKIAVCTEGILRKGFNQDNSTRVAKVIYQELRVSAVAITDREKLLAFIGIGADHHLPGTPISSDQSKQAINNNEVVYADGNETPYRCTLSPHCKLGSTLVIPLRGENNQVIGTIKLYEAKNRLFSSINRTLGEGIASLLSAQILAGQYERNKQSLLESEIKLLHAQVNPHFLFNALNTLQAVIRRDSEQAKQLVQFLSAFFRKNLKRPEAVVTLSDEIEHVNAYLQIEKARFQERLQIDIQIPESLANARLPAFSLQPMVENAIKHGTSQLLDTGKITIRAHQEHHLIIIEICDNAGLYHPQCPSHQLGLGMRLVDKRLKLRYGELYGVLVECQADEYTKVKICLPLEKSMDNVT; this comes from the coding sequence ATGTATGAATTTGATCTTATTTTGCTGTTATTACAGCAAATGTGCGTTTATTTAATTATTGCTTGGTTTTTAAGCAAAACACCTCTATTTACGCCACTTTTACAGGTCACGATAAAACTACCACATAAGTTGATGTGCTACGTCATATTCTCTATTTTCTGCATTATGGGTACCTATTTTGGGCTACATATTAATGATTCTATTGCCAATACGCGTGCTATTGGCTCTGTCTTAGGCGGATTGCTAGGAGGCCCTTACGTTGGCTTCCTTGTGGGTTTTACCGGAGGCTTACACCGCTATTCACTCGGTGGCATGACTGCTTTTAGCTGTATGGTATCGACCATTGTCGAGGGATTAATCGGCGGATTAGTTCACCGTTATTACGTAAAACATGGGCAGATGTATCGAATATTTAACCCATGGACAGCCGCTGCGGTGACTTTCTTTGCTGAAATAATACAGATGAGCATCATCTTATTATTGGCACGTCCGTTTAATGAAGCACTGGCTTTAGTGAAAGATATTGCCGCTCCTATGATCGTAGCAAATACCGTTGGTGCTGCAATGTTTATTCGAATATTACAAGATAGACGCGCTATATTTGAAAAATATACCAGTGCATTCTCAGCACAAGCATTAAAAATCGCTGTCTGTACTGAAGGTATTTTACGTAAAGGATTTAACCAAGATAATAGCACCCGTGTAGCAAAAGTGATTTATCAAGAATTAAGAGTCAGTGCGGTTGCCATTACAGATAGAGAAAAGCTACTCGCCTTTATTGGCATTGGCGCGGACCACCATTTACCGGGTACACCTATTTCATCAGATCAATCTAAACAAGCCATTAATAATAATGAAGTTGTTTATGCTGATGGTAATGAAACGCCCTATCGTTGCACTCTTTCCCCTCATTGCAAGCTAGGTTCAACCTTAGTTATTCCGTTAAGAGGTGAAAATAATCAAGTGATTGGAACAATAAAACTTTATGAGGCTAAAAATCGCCTATTTAGTTCTATTAACCGCACCTTGGGTGAAGGTATCGCAAGCCTATTATCTGCACAAATTCTAGCAGGGCAATATGAGCGAAATAAGCAATCGCTTTTAGAGTCAGAGATTAAACTCTTACATGCTCAGGTTAATCCTCACTTTCTTTTTAATGCACTAAATACACTGCAAGCAGTTATTCGACGTGATAGCGAGCAAGCAAAGCAACTCGTGCAATTTCTTTCTGCTTTCTTTCGTAAGAATTTAAAAAGACCAGAAGCGGTGGTGACATTAAGTGACGAAATCGAACATGTAAACGCCTATCTACAAATCGAGAAAGCGCGTTTTCAGGAACGCTTGCAGATTGATATTCAAATTCCTGAAAGCTTAGCGAATGCACGCTTACCGGCTTTTTCTCTTCAACCGATGGTCGAGAATGCAATTAAACATGGAACGTCACAGTTATTAGACACAGGAAAGATTACAATTAGAGCACATCAAGAGCATCATTTAATCATTATCGAAATTTGTGATAATGCTGGACTTTACCATCCTCAATGCCCGTCGCATCAATTAGGTTTAGGCATGAGACTAGTGGATAAGCGATTAAAATTACGCTATGGCGAGCTTTATGGTGTTTTAGTTGAATGCCAAGCCGATGAATATACAAAGGTGAAAATTTGCTTACCTCTAGAAAAAAGCATGGATAACGTTACATAA
- a CDS encoding HlyD family secretion protein, producing the protein MKKRAIYLILLMLILIALAILFRAHNQYLLLQGEVDAPEVIVASKAKGRVIERHIERGDDVKKGQLMITLESPELNAQVAALEAAKAQAQAQLDLSLHGTREESIRNLEAVLSQAKVEAANAARDYQRISAVANQGYVSATELDNARRSRDVASQRVRGAQAELDEAKNGDRIELRHKYTAAVQQAEQQLIELKIQQNDLQVKAPVDGEVGPIPAEIGELFNANSPLATLIRIPDAYFVYNLREDILADIRKGDRITITVPALGNKEVEAEIRYIAPMGDYATKRATRATGDFDLKTFEIRLYPVTPIEGLRPGMSALWRWDK; encoded by the coding sequence ATGAAAAAAAGAGCCATCTATCTTATTTTATTAATGCTAATACTAATTGCATTAGCCATACTTTTCCGCGCGCATAATCAATATTTATTATTGCAAGGAGAAGTTGACGCTCCAGAAGTCATTGTTGCCTCTAAAGCCAAAGGCCGTGTTATTGAACGCCATATAGAGCGAGGTGATGATGTCAAAAAAGGGCAATTAATGATCACATTAGAAAGCCCTGAACTCAATGCGCAAGTTGCTGCACTTGAGGCCGCCAAAGCACAAGCTCAAGCTCAATTAGATTTGTCATTACATGGCACAAGAGAAGAGAGCATTCGTAATCTAGAAGCAGTGTTATCTCAAGCTAAAGTAGAAGCTGCAAATGCAGCAAGAGATTATCAGCGTATCAGCGCGGTAGCTAATCAAGGCTATGTATCAGCAACAGAGTTGGATAATGCGCGCCGTAGCCGTGATGTTGCATCACAACGTGTCAGAGGCGCTCAAGCAGAATTGGATGAAGCCAAAAATGGCGATCGTATTGAATTACGCCATAAATACACCGCCGCGGTGCAACAGGCAGAACAACAACTTATTGAGTTGAAGATCCAACAAAACGACTTACAAGTTAAAGCACCAGTAGATGGCGAAGTCGGTCCTATTCCTGCGGAGATAGGTGAACTCTTTAATGCCAATAGTCCACTTGCTACCCTTATTCGTATTCCTGATGCTTATTTTGTTTATAACCTTCGTGAAGATATTTTAGCGGATATTCGCAAAGGTGATCGTATTACTATCACGGTTCCTGCATTGGGTAATAAAGAGGTAGAAGCTGAAATTCGCTATATCGCTCCAATGGGTGACTACGCAACAAAAAGAGCGACAAGAGCCACTGGTGATTTCGATTTAAAAACGTTTGAGATCCGATTGTATCCTGTGACGCCAATTGAAGGGCTTCGCCCTGGTATGAGTGCATTATGGCGTTGGGATAAATAA
- a CDS encoding ABC transporter permease → MRVKAAWRGFSSAFSRETHMAVRSPVFHWLSWLFPLMLFTLISANFSEGTLLNLPVSVINNDNSPLSRTLIRDLNAGSHAQLNTLDGNPRTAMERLGSAKDYAILTIPRHFESKVLAGKQPTTRMYYNGLYYAAGSYAIQDFSGLIAELNAQYRTVLAQEMNKPVPPLAKVTLSYDSLFNASGSYIYYQQFAATIHMLQLFVVTCTIYSLSRGNMLLNIKPFTFALIGKLTPYTLFFLTLLIVELAALVHFSGAKVNGNPLYMVLVGFFYIIAAQSVGLLLFAFTNSAITAYSMIGMLVSIALAFSGMAVPELSMILPAQIISNLEPLTHALNAMFDIFLREVSLQGILYVCSLLLIYPFAIAFLVRKRIFKRLELQVGVA, encoded by the coding sequence ATGAGAGTAAAGGCAGCTTGGCGTGGCTTTAGTAGCGCATTTTCACGAGAAACGCATATGGCAGTACGTAGCCCAGTTTTTCACTGGCTAAGCTGGCTATTTCCATTGATGTTGTTCACGTTAATTAGTGCTAACTTTTCTGAAGGCACGTTGCTGAATTTGCCAGTTTCGGTGATCAATAACGATAATAGTCCATTATCGAGAACACTGATCAGAGACTTAAATGCAGGCTCTCATGCGCAATTAAATACGCTAGATGGAAATCCTCGTACAGCAATGGAACGGCTTGGTAGTGCAAAAGATTACGCGATACTCACCATTCCTCGACACTTTGAAAGTAAGGTCTTAGCGGGAAAACAACCCACTACACGTATGTATTACAACGGGTTGTATTATGCGGCTGGGAGCTACGCAATACAGGATTTTAGTGGATTAATCGCAGAGCTTAATGCGCAATACCGTACTGTTTTAGCTCAAGAGATGAATAAACCAGTTCCTCCATTGGCAAAAGTGACGCTCTCTTATGACAGCTTATTTAATGCCAGTGGCAGTTATATTTATTATCAGCAATTTGCAGCTACTATTCATATGCTCCAACTCTTTGTCGTGACTTGTACGATTTATTCGTTATCACGCGGTAATATGCTATTGAATATTAAGCCTTTCACATTTGCCCTTATTGGTAAACTCACGCCTTATACACTGTTTTTCTTAACCTTGTTAATTGTTGAATTAGCGGCATTAGTGCATTTTTCGGGGGCGAAGGTAAACGGTAATCCGCTATATATGGTGCTAGTGGGATTCTTCTATATTATTGCGGCTCAAAGTGTGGGGTTGCTGCTCTTTGCGTTTACCAATAGCGCGATAACGGCATACAGTATGATAGGTATGTTGGTGAGTATTGCATTGGCATTTTCAGGTATGGCTGTACCTGAACTTTCGATGATCTTACCTGCACAGATTATTTCTAATTTAGAGCCATTAACTCACGCCTTAAATGCCATGTTTGATATCTTTTTAAGAGAAGTATCACTACAAGGTATTTTATATGTTTGTTCGCTCTTGCTGATTTATCCTTTTGCTATCGCCTTCTTAGTTCGCAAACGCATTTTTAAACGATTGGAATTACAGGTAGGTGTTGCATGA
- a CDS encoding ABC transporter permease — translation MQMYFQTFKRVLLGMLEKPMWMLLIVSLCIMSLVYAKPVLWDLPVAVINQDHSPASYSLIRALNSTPKLSINNYDNLDEARHDMIMRELFAIIIIPTDFEKKLLNGKDVTVPVFGDATNRLASGQIQQELMLAYQQLLDSYNGRILQNAGFSVEQSRILLKPIQGETIAMYNPGVSFAAIIFPGLLVMLLQHSLLIACVRVSIAVRSTPKGKPPLAVYLGALSALIPIWLFLSAVFFALWPWVLGYRQEAPLYQVWMLTFPFLLAVLGLGKLITECLRSVEMIYLTLAFVTTPVFYISGTIWPLQAMPDWVFAISSALPSTWAVNAMAGINQMGLSFQSILGDIVMMLVLGVIYTVLGVLVGMLRNGELRHITHQFKHWLHHRGSK, via the coding sequence ATGCAGATGTATTTCCAAACTTTTAAGCGCGTTCTACTGGGTATGTTAGAAAAGCCGATGTGGATGCTACTTATTGTTTCCCTATGTATTATGAGTTTGGTGTATGCCAAACCTGTATTATGGGATTTACCTGTGGCAGTGATTAATCAAGATCATAGCCCCGCAAGCTATTCACTTATTCGGGCATTAAACTCGACACCTAAATTAAGTATTAATAATTACGATAATTTAGATGAAGCTCGTCACGATATGATTATGCGTGAGCTCTTTGCCATCATTATTATTCCAACTGATTTTGAGAAGAAATTACTGAATGGTAAAGATGTCACTGTTCCGGTTTTTGGTGATGCTACAAACCGTCTTGCCAGTGGACAAATTCAGCAAGAATTGATGTTGGCTTATCAACAGTTATTAGATTCTTATAATGGGCGTATTTTACAAAATGCGGGCTTTAGTGTTGAGCAATCGAGAATTCTATTAAAGCCAATCCAAGGCGAAACTATAGCGATGTATAACCCAGGGGTAAGTTTTGCTGCAATTATTTTCCCGGGCTTATTAGTCATGTTATTACAACACTCGCTCTTAATTGCTTGTGTCCGTGTCAGTATTGCAGTGAGAAGTACGCCAAAAGGAAAGCCACCATTAGCGGTTTATTTAGGAGCGTTATCTGCACTTATTCCTATTTGGTTATTTTTATCTGCCGTGTTCTTTGCACTATGGCCTTGGGTATTAGGCTATCGCCAAGAGGCTCCGCTTTACCAAGTATGGATGCTTACTTTCCCATTCCTATTGGCTGTATTAGGTCTTGGTAAATTGATTACAGAGTGCTTACGCAGTGTTGAGATGATTTATCTGACATTGGCGTTTGTAACAACACCTGTATTCTATATTTCCGGCACGATTTGGCCATTACAAGCGATGCCTGACTGGGTATTTGCAATCTCATCCGCACTACCTTCTACATGGGCAGTAAACGCCATGGCTGGTATTAACCAAATGGGATTATCATTCCAAAGCATATTGGGTGATATTGTGATGATGTTGGTTTTAGGCGTGATTTACACCGTGTTAGGTGTGCTGGTGGGTATGTTACGTAATGGAGAGTTAAGGCATATTACGCACCAATTTAAGCATTGGTTACATCATCGCGGTTCTAAATAG
- a CDS encoding U32 family peptidase — MKYALGSVLYYWQKEALEAFYEKAKHSDADIIYLGETVCSKRRETKPQDWINLAKEVAKSGKQVVLSTLALLQAPSELKEIAKLVDNGEFLVEAHDFGVINMLYERHLPFVAGHGLNCYNAYALRLLHKQGMMRWCMPVELSREWLSNLLTQCETLGIRDKFEVEVLAYGHLPLAYSARCFTARSENRSKDDCETCCQKYPQGREVRSQENQQVFVLNGIQTQSGYCYNLGNDQTSMTGLVDIIRLSPESDAIFDTLQQFRQNEQGQQPLTTIHHHDCNGYWRKLAGLELVE, encoded by the coding sequence ATGAAATATGCATTAGGCTCTGTACTTTATTATTGGCAAAAAGAAGCACTTGAAGCCTTCTATGAAAAAGCAAAACATAGTGATGCTGATATTATTTATTTAGGTGAAACGGTTTGTAGTAAACGCCGAGAAACCAAGCCTCAAGATTGGATAAATCTCGCCAAAGAAGTCGCTAAAAGTGGTAAGCAAGTGGTGCTTTCTACCTTAGCATTATTACAAGCACCTTCGGAATTAAAAGAAATTGCTAAGTTAGTTGATAACGGTGAGTTTTTAGTTGAGGCGCATGATTTTGGTGTGATCAATATGCTTTACGAGCGTCATCTCCCTTTTGTGGCAGGTCACGGGCTTAATTGCTACAACGCTTATGCGTTACGTTTGTTGCATAAACAAGGAATGATGCGTTGGTGTATGCCTGTTGAGCTTTCTCGCGAATGGTTAAGCAACCTTCTAACCCAATGTGAAACATTAGGTATTAGAGATAAGTTCGAGGTTGAAGTGCTGGCTTATGGGCATCTTCCTTTGGCTTATTCAGCGCGCTGTTTTACTGCTCGTTCTGAAAATCGCTCTAAAGATGATTGTGAAACCTGCTGCCAAAAATACCCTCAAGGTCGTGAAGTACGCTCACAAGAAAATCAGCAAGTATTTGTTCTTAATGGTATTCAAACACAAAGTGGCTATTGTTATAACTTAGGTAACGATCAAACATCAATGACAGGCTTAGTGGATATTATCCGTTTATCTCCTGAATCTGATGCTATTTTTGATACCTTACAACAATTTCGCCAAAATGAACAAGGTCAACAACCACTGACAACAATTCATCACCATGACTGTAACGGCTATTGGCGTAAGTTGGCAGGATTGGAGTTGGTAGAATAA
- the ubiU gene encoding ubiquinone anaerobic biosynthesis protein UbiU, protein MELLCPAGNLPALKAAIDNGADAVYIGLKDDTNARHFAGLNFTEKKLQEAVNYVHRHQRKLHIAINTFAHPDGFERWQKAVDMAASLGADALILADIAMLEYAAERYPHIERHVSVQASATNTQAIEFYQRNFDVARIVLPRVLSIHQVKQLAQTSPVPLEVFAFGSLCIMAEGRCYLSSYLTGESPNTVGACSPARFVRWQQTPQGMESRLNDVLIDRYSPDENAGYPTLCKGRYFVDDHCYHALEEPTSLNTLSLLPELMAMNIASVKIEGRQRSPAYVTEVARVWRAAIDQCKKDPQGFSTNPRWMNALGKISEGTQTTLGAYHRKWQ, encoded by the coding sequence ATGGAATTGCTGTGCCCAGCAGGTAATTTACCTGCCTTAAAAGCGGCCATAGATAATGGTGCGGATGCCGTTTATATCGGCTTAAAAGATGATACGAATGCAAGACATTTTGCGGGTTTAAATTTCACAGAAAAGAAGTTACAAGAAGCGGTTAATTATGTTCACCGCCACCAGCGAAAATTGCATATTGCAATAAACACCTTTGCTCACCCTGATGGATTTGAACGCTGGCAAAAAGCGGTTGATATGGCAGCATCTTTAGGTGCTGATGCGCTTATTTTGGCGGATATCGCCATGTTAGAGTATGCCGCAGAGCGTTATCCTCATATTGAGCGCCATGTTTCAGTGCAAGCTTCTGCAACCAATACACAAGCGATTGAATTTTACCAACGTAACTTTGATGTGGCTCGTATTGTTCTTCCTCGAGTTCTATCTATTCATCAAGTAAAACAATTAGCACAAACTAGTCCAGTACCTTTAGAAGTTTTTGCCTTTGGTAGCTTATGTATTATGGCTGAAGGTCGATGCTATCTATCTTCTTATTTAACCGGTGAATCCCCTAATACCGTAGGTGCTTGCTCTCCGGCTCGTTTTGTACGTTGGCAACAGACACCACAAGGAATGGAGTCTCGCCTTAATGACGTACTTATCGACCGCTATTCACCCGACGAGAATGCGGGTTATCCAACATTATGCAAAGGGCGTTATTTTGTTGATGACCACTGTTATCACGCATTAGAAGAGCCTACGAGCCTCAATACGCTTTCACTATTACCAGAGTTAATGGCGATGAATATCGCATCCGTCAAAATTGAGGGTCGTCAACGTAGTCCTGCTTATGTTACTGAAGTCGCAAGAGTTTGGCGTGCAGCTATCGATCAATGCAAAAAAGATCCTCAAGGCTTTAGTACTAACCCTCGTTGGATGAACGCATTAGGAAAAATTTCAGAAGGAACACAAACAACATTGGGTGCTTATCACCGCAAATGGCAATAA
- the ubiT gene encoding ubiquinone anaerobic biosynthesis accessory factor UbiT, which produces MFNKIRTHLVKEGPRFLRYPLQVTPFALQRDILEQFLSWQFRESLAEGDLHFLEDKWLKVEIRDLHLQWFISVRDDKLVVSRLEKEDVSFSGNANDLILIAARKEDPDTLFFQRRLQIEGDTELGLYVKNLMDAIELDSMPSVLRFGLLQLAEFVKSGLQEEKEDTLHSHELSSTSC; this is translated from the coding sequence GTGTTTAACAAAATTCGTACCCATTTGGTTAAAGAGGGTCCTCGTTTTTTACGTTACCCTTTACAGGTTACCCCATTTGCTCTGCAACGCGATATCTTAGAACAGTTTTTAAGTTGGCAGTTTCGTGAGTCGTTAGCTGAAGGTGATTTACACTTTTTAGAAGATAAGTGGCTAAAAGTTGAGATAAGAGACTTACATTTACAGTGGTTTATCAGTGTTCGTGATGATAAATTAGTGGTCAGTCGCTTAGAAAAAGAAGATGTCAGCTTTAGCGGAAATGCTAATGATCTTATTTTAATTGCTGCTCGCAAAGAAGATCCTGACACCTTATTTTTCCAACGTCGTCTACAAATTGAGGGTGATACAGAACTCGGGTTATATGTTAAGAACCTGATGGATGCAATTGAATTAGACTCAATGCCATCTGTGTTGCGTTTTGGTTTATTACAACTGGCTGAGTTTGTAAAAAGTGGGCTTCAAGAAGAAAAAGAAGACACTCTGCACAGCCATGAACTGAGCTCAACTTCATGCTAA
- a CDS encoding GNAT family N-acetyltransferase, with protein sequence MLIRVEIPVDIPAIDNLLRQAFPTGSEADLVGHLREEGLLTLGMVAINDEGQLIGYIGFTPVDIDGKDCQWVGLAPLAVAPDFQNQGIGRQLINEGLDSLNEFGYGAVVVLGEPEYYQKSGFIPAKSQGLHCKWPDTEEAFQLYALENGNVDDIHGLVNYSPLFDQFS encoded by the coding sequence ATGCTAATACGTGTTGAAATTCCCGTTGATATTCCTGCAATTGATAACCTTTTACGCCAAGCGTTTCCGACAGGTAGTGAAGCTGATTTAGTCGGGCATTTACGAGAAGAAGGGTTATTAACATTAGGCATGGTGGCAATTAACGATGAAGGCCAATTAATTGGCTATATCGGTTTTACACCTGTTGATATTGATGGAAAAGATTGCCAGTGGGTAGGACTTGCACCACTTGCTGTTGCGCCTGATTTCCAAAACCAAGGTATTGGACGTCAACTGATTAATGAAGGGCTAGATAGCCTAAATGAATTTGGTTACGGTGCCGTTGTGGTGTTGGGGGAGCCTGAGTATTATCAAAAATCAGGTTTTATCCCAGCTAAGTCACAAGGCTTACATTGCAAATGGCCTGATACAGAAGAGGCTTTTCAGCTTTATGCGTTAGAAAATGGCAATGTTGATGACATCCATGGTTTAGTCAACTATTCACCATTGTTTGACCAATTTAGCTAA